Proteins from one Triticum aestivum cultivar Chinese Spring chromosome 7A, IWGSC CS RefSeq v2.1, whole genome shotgun sequence genomic window:
- the LOC123151798 gene encoding transcription factor BHLH094 isoform X1 has product MEGRAGGGGSGDYITSLLTSSPMLDFGVLDGAVAAGGDCLDKFCGDPGFAERAARLSSFNGQHFAPGLFGMPPPGEFGGSREASSVSDPASAMKDANAKKRKAPAGKGKAKEPSLSTSCQVGEQKEADGKRCRTGDAEKKVKPKAEQAGSDSSVEDGEQRKGGKGKNAKPAEPPKDYVHVRARRGQATDSHSLAERVRRERISQRMKFLQDLVPGCNKVIGKALMLDEIINYVQSLQRQVEFLSMKLATVNPLDFSNLPTLLHKDMYGPSASSVFSLESSSSAFPFSDQGDVFQSFLPSSMESQCTLNQLDLALSQATNAAAQYAFQDGTATASTNLQQQRNFWEDDLQSVFHVDTNRQSQDNGVSAESFHGDLQAGQMKMEF; this is encoded by the exons ATGGAGGgcagggccggcggcggcggcagcggcgactaCATTACCAGCCTCCTCACCTCGTCGCCGATGCTCGACTTCGGCGTGCTGGACGGCGCCGTGGCGGCGGGCGGGGACTGCCTGGACAAGTTCTGCGGCGACCCGGGGTTCGCGGAGCGGGCGGCGCGGCTGTCCAGCTTCAACGGCCAGCACTTCGCGCCGGGCCTCTTCGGGATGCCGCCGCCGGGCGAGTTCGGCGGCTCGCGGGAGGCGTCCTCCGTGTCCGACCCTGCCTCGGCGATGAAGGACGCCaatgccaagaagaggaaggcgCCCGCGGGCAAAGGCAAGGCCAAGGAGCCTTCCCTCAGCACCTCTTGCCAG GTCGGGGAGCAGAAGGAGGCGGACGGCAAGAGGTGCAGGACGGGCGACGCCGAGAAGAAGGTGAAGCCCAAGGCGGAGCAGGCCGGGAGCGACAGCTCGGTGGAGGACGGCGAGCAGAGGAAGGGCGGCAAGGGGAAGAATGCCAAGCCGGCGGAGCCCCCCAAGGACTACGTCCATGTCCGGGCAAGGAGAGGCCAGGCCACTGACAGCCACAGCCTCGCAGAGCGG GTGAGGAGAGAGCGGATCAGCCAGCGGATGAAATTCCTCCAGGACCTCGTTccaggatgcaacaag GTGATTGGCAAGGCACTGATGCTTGATGAGATCATAAACTACGTGCAGTCGCTTCAACGGCAAGTCGAG TTCCTCTCCATGAAGCTCGCGACCGTGAACCCGCTCGACTTCAGCAACCTGCCCACGCTGCTGCACAAAGAC ATGTACGGCCCATCGGCGAGCTCGGTGTTCTCGCTGGAGAGCTCCAGCTCGGCCTTCCCGTTCAGCGACCAAGGAGACGTCTTCCAGTCCTTCCTGCCCAGCAGCATGGAGAGCCAGTGCACCCTGAATCAGCTGGACCTGGCTCTGTCCCAGGCCACCAACGCAGCAGCGCAGTACGCCTTCCAAGATGGGACGGCCACGGCCAGCACGAACCTGCAGCAG CAGAGGAATTTCTGGGAGGACGATCTCCAGAGCGTTTTTCATGTGGACACCAACAGGCAGAGCCAGGATAACGGGGTCTCGGCAGAGAGCTTCCACG GTGATCTGCAGGCAGGCCAGATGAAAATGGAGTTCTAG
- the LOC123151798 gene encoding transcription factor BHLH094 isoform X2 codes for MEGRAGGGGSGDYITSLLTSSPMLDFGVLDGAVAAGGDCLDKFCGDPGFAERAARLSSFNGQHFAPGLFGMPPPGEFGGSREASSVSDPASAMKDANAKKRKAPAGKGKAKEPSLSTSCQVGEQKEADGKRCRTGDAEKKVKPKAEQAGSDSSVEDGEQRKGGKGKNAKPAEPPKDYVHVRARRGQATDSHSLAERVRRERISQRMKFLQDLVPGCNKVIGKALMLDEIINYVQSLQRQVEFLSMKLATVNPLDFSNLPTLLHKDMYGPSASSVFSLESSSSAFPFSDQGDVFQSFLPSSMESQCTLNQLDLALSQATNAAAQYAFQDGTATASTNLQQRNFWEDDLQSVFHVDTNRQSQDNGVSAESFHGDLQAGQMKMEF; via the exons ATGGAGGgcagggccggcggcggcggcagcggcgactaCATTACCAGCCTCCTCACCTCGTCGCCGATGCTCGACTTCGGCGTGCTGGACGGCGCCGTGGCGGCGGGCGGGGACTGCCTGGACAAGTTCTGCGGCGACCCGGGGTTCGCGGAGCGGGCGGCGCGGCTGTCCAGCTTCAACGGCCAGCACTTCGCGCCGGGCCTCTTCGGGATGCCGCCGCCGGGCGAGTTCGGCGGCTCGCGGGAGGCGTCCTCCGTGTCCGACCCTGCCTCGGCGATGAAGGACGCCaatgccaagaagaggaaggcgCCCGCGGGCAAAGGCAAGGCCAAGGAGCCTTCCCTCAGCACCTCTTGCCAG GTCGGGGAGCAGAAGGAGGCGGACGGCAAGAGGTGCAGGACGGGCGACGCCGAGAAGAAGGTGAAGCCCAAGGCGGAGCAGGCCGGGAGCGACAGCTCGGTGGAGGACGGCGAGCAGAGGAAGGGCGGCAAGGGGAAGAATGCCAAGCCGGCGGAGCCCCCCAAGGACTACGTCCATGTCCGGGCAAGGAGAGGCCAGGCCACTGACAGCCACAGCCTCGCAGAGCGG GTGAGGAGAGAGCGGATCAGCCAGCGGATGAAATTCCTCCAGGACCTCGTTccaggatgcaacaag GTGATTGGCAAGGCACTGATGCTTGATGAGATCATAAACTACGTGCAGTCGCTTCAACGGCAAGTCGAG TTCCTCTCCATGAAGCTCGCGACCGTGAACCCGCTCGACTTCAGCAACCTGCCCACGCTGCTGCACAAAGAC ATGTACGGCCCATCGGCGAGCTCGGTGTTCTCGCTGGAGAGCTCCAGCTCGGCCTTCCCGTTCAGCGACCAAGGAGACGTCTTCCAGTCCTTCCTGCCCAGCAGCATGGAGAGCCAGTGCACCCTGAATCAGCTGGACCTGGCTCTGTCCCAGGCCACCAACGCAGCAGCGCAGTACGCCTTCCAAGATGGGACGGCCACGGCCAGCACGAACCTGCAGCAG AGGAATTTCTGGGAGGACGATCTCCAGAGCGTTTTTCATGTGGACACCAACAGGCAGAGCCAGGATAACGGGGTCTCGGCAGAGAGCTTCCACG GTGATCTGCAGGCAGGCCAGATGAAAATGGAGTTCTAG